The following are encoded in a window of Castanea sativa cultivar Marrone di Chiusa Pesio chromosome 9, ASM4071231v1 genomic DNA:
- the LOC142611208 gene encoding uncharacterized protein LOC142611208 — MRIRKRQVPFPLSSLSPVPLSDPLLNRSPVVQLQLHNTAQPKASHPLENLSPQSDRYAHFCPQPSDQPNQRLPPIRGGSNGFDFSDDVASGPHNEVKKKDCLELFLEGKDERGGVVEEKGNDTRMGGILGAETVTGVLSESSASRQASGRWCEGEKAFPPKKRRGTFERRAGNDEDAIMEKDKKMKTKMKTKMNKKCAAQQNDNKKAEEEEEEEEEEEEDEEKETKEGVENVSNGSSNIAKKRARGGALMEGSRCSRVNGRGWRCMQQTLVGYSLCEHHLGKGRLRSMTSVRSRSLASTTAPKLDNSNSSSNSDPPATLSTSFEDNKQKDIMLDNDIAGAEDEKKPSISVTKKRMKLGMVKARSISSLLGQTNNGNNVVLDNNN; from the exons ATGAGGATCCGTAAAAGACAGGTACCTTTccctctctcatctctctctccgGTTCCCCTCTCAGATCCCCTCCTCAACCGGTCACCGGTGGTGCAACTCCAGCTTCACAATACCGCACAACCAAAAGCCTCACACCCACTTGAAAATCTCTCCCCACAAAGTGATAGATATGCCCACTTTTGTCCTCAGCCGTCTGATCAACCCAATCAACGTCTCCCCCCGATCCGTGGAGGAAGCAACGGCTTCGATTTCTCTGATGATGTTGCTAGTGGGCCACACAACGAGGTGAAGAAGAAAGATTGTTTG GAGTTGTTTTTGGAAGGAAAAGATGAGAGAGGCGGAGTAGTGGAAGAGAAGGGTAATGATACCAG GATGGGAGGCATTTTGGGTGCAGAAACTGTTACTGGGGTTCTTTCAGAATCAAGTGCTTCCCGTCAAG CATCTGGGAGATGGTGTGAGGGAGAGAAAGCATTTCcaccaaagaaaagaagaggtaCATTCGAAAGGAGAGCAGGAAATGATGAAGATGCGATAATGGAGAAAGATAAGAAAATGAAGACTAAAATGAAGACGAAGATGAACAAGAAATGTGCGGCGCAACAAAACGATAATAagaaagcagaagaagaagaagaagaagaagaagaagaagaagaggatgaggagaaagaaacaaaggaaGGCGTTGAGAATGTTAGTAATGGTAGTAGCAATATTGCAAAGAAAAGAGCAAGAGGTGGTGCACTCATGGAAGGATCGAGGTGCAGTCGCGTTAATGGAAGAGGATGGAGGTGTATGCAACAGACCTTAGTGGGTTACTCTCTTTGTGAGCATCACTTGGGTAAAGGAAGGCTAAGAAGCATGACAAGCGTTCGAAGCCGATCCTTGGCTAGTACTACTGCACCAAAGTTGGATAACTCTAACTCTAGCTCTAACTCTGACCCACCAGCCACTCTTTCAACCTCGTTTGAGGATAATAAACAAAAGGATATTATGTTAGACAATGATATTGCTGGAGCTGAAGATGAAAAGAAGCCATCAATATCGGTCACGAAGAAAAGGATGAAGCTTGGGATGGTGAAAGCACGTTCAATAAGCAGCTTGCTAGGCCAAACAAACAATGGAAATAATGTTGTGCTTGATAATAACAACTag